Proteins found in one Saccharomyces mikatae IFO 1815 strain IFO1815 genome assembly, chromosome: 5 genomic segment:
- the FMP10 gene encoding Fmp10p (similar to Saccharomyces cerevisiae FMP10 (YER182W); ancestral locus Anc_4.387) yields MFKRIAIHQFRRYTNGVVFKTASKPKRKWIPWSIFGGSFLGGWYLTQHMTFTDLLAYWRYDSLPKNADEVVKYHADLNRRLNGLPIVKQLEEAGFVQVIANEEKNLLVSKALNTPGGIAIPPRIYYNPSKRETVGLYHLGMKLTGYPFLIHGGILATVVEDLMKEAIRLEKGTKDINQETKDLSISYKFPTLANQFVAVRTTDLQQYGSKTKLKAELMDQSGNRTLVKANATFVSR; encoded by the coding sequence ATGTTCAAGAGAATCGCAATACATCAGTTCAGGAGATATACAAATGGCgttgttttcaaaacagCCTCCAAACCGAAGAGAAAGTGGATTCCATGGTCAATTTTTGGGGGAAGCTTTCTTGGGGGTTGGTACTTGACGCAGCATATGACGTTTACAGACTTACTAGCCTATTGGAGATACGACTCTCTGCCCAAAAACGCAGATGAAGTTGTCAAATATCATGCAGATCTAAATAGACGTCTAAATGGTTTACCTATTGTGAAACAGTTGGAAGAAGCAGGGTTCGTACAAGTGATTGCCAACGAAGAGAAAAACTTATTAGTTTCAAAAGCGTTAAATACGCCGGGTGGAATTGCAATACCACCACGGATATACTACAACCCAAGCAAGCGTGAAACAGTGGGACTATACCATTTGGGAATGAAATTAACAGGTTATCCCTTTTTGATTCATGGAGGTATCTTAGCCACGGTCGTTGAAGACTTGATGAAAGAAGCAATCAGACTCGAAAAAGGGACGAAAGACATAAATCAAGAGACCAAAGATTTAAGCATTTCATACAAGTTCCCAACATTGGCTAATCAATTCGTTGCAGTAAGAACCACCGATCTTCAGCAATATGGTAGCAAGACTAAATTAAAGGCTGAACTGATGGACCAAAGTGGGAACAGAACATTGGTCAAAGCAAATGCTACATTTGTTAGCCGATAG
- the FAU1 gene encoding 5-formyltetrahydrofolate cyclo-ligase (similar to Saccharomyces cerevisiae FAU1 (YER183C); ancestral locus Anc_4.388), whose translation MATKQLLRRQIKRAINALDHDIIATESHTISQVVRSLIASVNARRVACYMSMDKGEVKTGEIIKNLFSDGQEVFLPRCTHTSESKRFKLREDHHPHLIFHRMGSLKMVHDLKPQGPYKLKEPEPHIEEADKLDVVLVPGVAFDTKTGARMGHGAGYYDDFFQRYEIHHQGQRPLLVGLCLVEQVTSPIPLEKHDSPMDCIVCGDGSMHWFK comes from the coding sequence ATGGCCACTAAGCAATTGCTGAGACGACAAATCAAAAGAGCAATAAATGCTCTTGACCACGATATTATTGCTACGGAGTCGCATACTATATCTCAAGTAGTACGCTCATTAATCGCTTCCGTTAATGCAAGGCGTGTGGCATGCTATATGAGTATGGATAAAGGAGAGGTAAAAACTGGAGAAATTATTAAGAATCTGTTCTCTGATGGTCAAGAGGTTTTTCTGCCAAGATGCACGCATACTTCTGAATCCAAGCGCTTTAAATTACGGGAAGATCATCATCCACATTTGATATTTCATCGAATGGGTAGTTTGAAAATGGTGCATGATTTGAAGCCTCAGGGCCCATATAAACTAAAAGAGCCTGAACCTCACATTGAAGAAGCCGATAAATTGGATGTTGTGTTGGTACCTGGCGTAGCGTTTGATACCAAAACTGGTGCAAGAATGGGCCACGGCGCTGGGTACTATGAtgatttcttccaaagataTGAAATACACCACCAAGGTCAAAGACCTCTCCTAGTTGGACTATGTCTTGTGGAGCAGGTGACTTCACCAATTCCTTTGGAAAAACATGATTCTCCTATGGATTGCATAGTATGTGGAGACGGTTCCATGCACTGGTTTAAATAG